The Polaribacter sp. HaHaR_3_91 genomic sequence GTAATCAATCTGTTCAACTACTTTTTTAACTGATAAAGGCATTACTTCTAAAGGTTCAGTTTCTCCTAAAGTAGTGGGGATTAAATAGAGTTTACCAATCATTTTTTATATTTTAGATACAGTTTTCACGATTTTATACAAACTAAAAACGTAGAAATAATATTTTATTTTTTTTTGATACTTATAATACAGACTCACACTGATAAGGTGCATCCTTTTTTTAAGACAAATTACCGGCAATAATATCACAGGCTTCATCTAACATCTTATACACATTTTTAAAACCTTCATTTCCTCCATAATATGGATCTGGAACGCTTAAATTTTTAGTAGGATGTGTTTCATTTAAAATCATTCGTACTTTTTGCTCATCAGTATTATTTCTGGCTAATGAGAGTATGTTTTGATAATTGCTATCATCCATCGCAAAAATAATATCAAATTCGTCAAAATCTTTTACAACAAATTTTCTTGCTCTTTGCCTAGTAATATCTATTCCGTGTTTTTGGGCAACTTCTATAGAGCGTTCATCCGGAAGTTTACCTATATGATATGCAGCAGTGCCTGCAGAATCTACAGAAACAATATTAGAATTTACTTTAGATTGTAAAATTCCTTCTGCTAAGGGAGAACGACATATATTCCCTAAACAAACCATCAATATTTTTTGCATAAAAATAATTTTTGATAAAAATAAGAAACAATTACGCTCTTAAAAAATTTAAGAGCGTAAAATTAAATATCAATAAGTTTTTTGAAGTTCTCTTTTTAGAAAGTCAGCTTTTTAGTTAAATCTTCTACGTATTTTTTAAACTGCTTATCCGTTTCCGTTAAGTTGTCTACTGTTTTACAAGCATGTAATACGGTTGCATGATCTCTTTGCCCAATTTGATTGCCAATACTTGCCAATGAAGTTTTTGTTAATCTCTTAGCAAAAAACATCGCTAATTGACGCGCTTGTACAATATGACGTTTACGAGTTTTAGATTGTAAAGTAGCTACATCCATATCAAAATATTTAGAAACTTCTTTCTGAATATAATCTATAGAAACTTCTTTCTTGGTGTTTTTTACAAACTTATCTACAATTTGTTTTGCTAATTCTACAGAAAATTCTTTTCTGTTAAAAGAAGCTTGTGCAATCATAGAAATAACAACACCTTCTAATTCTCTAACGTTAGATTTTATATTTTTAGCAATATATTCTACAATATCTTCTGGCATTTCTACACCATCTCTGTACAATTTATTTTGCAAAATAGAAATTCTAGTTTCGTAATCTGGTGCTTGTAACTCAGCAGATAATCCCCATTTAAAACGAGATAATAAACGCTGCTCAATATCTTGCATGTCTACAGGTGCTTTATCCGAAGTTAAAATAACCTGTTTTCCATTTTGATGTAAATGGTTAAAAATATGGAAGAATACATCTTGTGTACCAGCTTTACCAGATAAGAATTGTACATCATCTATAATTAACACATCTACCATTTGATAGAAATGAATAAAATCATTTCTTGTATTCGATTTTACAGAATCTATAAACTGTTGTGTAAATTTTTCTGAAGAAATATATAAAACAGTTTTATCTGGATATTTATCCTTGATATCCACACCAATAGCGTGCGCCAAATGTGTTTTACCTAATCCGACACCACCATACACTAATAATGGATTAAAAGAGGTTCCTCCGGGCTTATTTGCCACTGCCATACCTGCAGAACGAGCCAATCTATTAGAATCGCCTTCTATAAAATTTGCAAAACTATAATTAGGGTTTAATTGAGATTCTATTTTTACTTTTTGTAATCCTGGAATTACAAAAGGATTTCTTAATTCTCTTTTATTAGACTCTAAAGGAACAGTTACTCTTTGCGGCTTTAAAGGATCTCTATTAGAACTTGGAATTTTAACAATTTGCGGCCTATTACTGCTATAATTGTTTTCCATTTTTACATCGTAAATCAATTTGGCATCGTTACCTAATTGTTTTACCAATGCAACACGTAATAATTTGATATAGTGCTCTTCTAACCATTCGTAAAAAAATTTACTAGGCACCTGAATAGTCAACGCTTCGCCAGAAAGTTTTACCGGTTTTATTGGCTCGAACCAAGTTTTATATGCTTGCGGTTTTATGTTATCTTTTATAAAAGACAAACATTCATCCCAAACTGAGTCAGCATTTACAATCATTTAATTTTAGCGATTTTTTGTGTTATAATTAGGGTTTAAAAAGGGCTTATGATGCCTTTTTTAAGGTGGTACAAAAATGTGAATAAAATTCAGTATAAAAAAATCAATTTGCTATTGATTATTAACTATTTTTTACGTAGAATACACAAAACACTAATTAATTATATCACTTGAAAAAATCTATAACAAAAACTAGAATCCGATATTCCGAAACGGATCAAATGGGGGTTGTGTATCACGGTAATTACGCGCAATTTTTTGAACTAGGACGTACCGAATGGATGCGTTCTTTAGGGGTTACATACAAAGATATGGAATTAAGTGGGATAATGCTTCCTGTTATTTCTATAAATTTTAAATTTATAAAATCGGCCTTGTATGATGATGTTTTAACCATAAAAACCATATTGAAAAAGAAGCCCATGGTTAAAATTGAGTTTGATTATGAAATTGTAAATCAAAATGACGAACTCATTTGTACAGGAAGTTCTGTTTTAGCTTTTATGAATTCTAAAACGATGAAACCAACTCGCTGCCCTGATCATTTATTAAAAGGTTTGGGATATTAATTTTTTAAACAAAGAAAACTTTCTTGAACTAAAATATTACTCTAATTTTTTAATATCAACTTTATATAAAGTATCAAAAATAGTATAAATTGCTTGTGCATCTTTTTTTCTTATAGAAATGGTGTACTCGCAATTCATTTCTAATTTTTGATTGGTAATGTCAATATTTTTCTCTTTGATAACTCTTTGTACGGCATTCATCATATCGTATTCAAAAGTTAACTTATAATAAATATTGATGGTTTTTTCTAAAATATCAGCAGCTTCTAAACTAATTTGTGCTGACGTTTTATACGCAGAAATTAAACCACCAACACCCAATTTTGTTCCTCCGAAATAACGGACAGAAACAATTAAAATATTGGTTACTTCAAAAGATTGTATTTGACCATAAATAGGTAAACCTGCAGAATTATTAGGTTCCCCATCATCATTTGCTCTAAATTTCACGTCTTCAATACCCAATTGATAGGCATAACAAAAATGACGAGCAGCATGATGTTGCTTTCTTAACTCTTCTAAATGTTCTTTTACATCTTCTTCTGATAAAACAGGAAAAACATATCCAAAAAACTTAGATCCTTTTTCTTTAAAAAGGGTTTCTTCAGATGGTTTTTCTATTGTTTTATAAACGTCTTCTAACATATTAAGCAATGGTTACTAAGACAATTCCTATAATTGCCAAAGCAACTCCTATTTTATTTTTTAAACTAAATTTTTCTTTAAACAACAATAACCCAACCAAGGTTGATACTACTACAACAGACACATTATTAATTGTAAATAAAGTAGAACTTTCAAAACCTGATGTTTGCATCGCTTTAATTAAAAATACAATTGTAAAATAATTAGGAACTCCCAAAACAATACCTGCAATTATATTTTTAAAACCAAATGGTTCTCTCTTTTGAAGCGTTTTTATCAATAAAATAAGTAATCCAAAAAAAGCAGCAAAACCAAATAAACTCCCAGAAAAAAGGGAGGTTTCATTATTTTGAACAAAATTTACTTCAACATATTTAAGTGTAGTATCAATTATACCTGAACCAAAAAAAAGTAATATTGGAAACACTAATCCGGCTTTATTCAAAGTACTTTTTTCTTCTTTTACAGAGGCTAAATAAACAGATAATAAGGCAATTAAAATACCAATAACTTTAAAGTAAGTAACCGATTCATCATATAAAATAATGCCAAAAACCACTGGAATAACTACAGACATTTTTCCTGCAACTGAAGCTACTGAAACTCCATTTTGTTGTGCTGTATTTGCCATTACAAAAAATACTGAAACAAATAAAGCTCCTAAGATTATAGCACCAAAAAACCAAGGTTTCTGAGGTATTTCATTAAAAGAAAATGTAATTTCAGACAAACCGAAGCCTAAACAAAAGGCCACTAAATAATTTACAACAATTGCTTTTAAAGTGTCAATTTTATAAATATCGAAATATTTAAATATGACAAACAATAAGGTTGAAAAAAGAATGCTGAAAATTAAATAAATCAAAATAAATTTTCCTTTTTTGTAAATAATTCCGTTACCTCTTCTTCTCCCGGAATTAAATTCCAAGTATGAATGCCTAAGATATTTGCAGAAACTGTATTTTCTTTAGTATCATCTATAAACAGTGTTTCCTCCGCTATTAAATTATTCTCATTCAACACAAATTCATAAATATTAACATTTGGTTTTCTTAAATGAATTTCGTGCGTTAAATAAAATTGTTCGAAACAGATTTTAAAGGAATTGTAGAATTCACTTCCAACATTATTTTGAATCCAAGAAATATGCAAATCGTTGGTATTACTCAATAAAAATAATCTGTATTTTTTACTTTCTGCTAATTCCTGAATAAACTTTAATCGGTTTTTTGGAAAATCTAACAGAATAGAATTCCAAGCTTTTACTAATTTTTCTTTTGAAACATTGAACTTAGCTTCAAAAAAAGCAACAAACTCTTCTGTAGAAATTAAGCCCATTTCGTACTCGTTCAAAATTGGTAAATTGACTTCTGCTTCTTGCGAAATCCCTAAGTCCAGTAATTCTTTTGCAAAACGTTTTTTATCTAGGTTGATAAAAATATCGCCAAAATCGAAAATGATGTTTTTAATCATTTGTATATATTTTTAAAACATCTGTTTTGATGTTTATTTCTTCTTTAACTACCTTCTTAAAAACAGGTGCCTTCACTCCTACTTTAAAAGTGGTTTCCCCTACAAAAAGCCTCGCTTCATCCCAGAGATTTTCATCTATAAAAGTTTGTAAAGTCTGCGTACCTCCTTCTATAATTACAGATTGAATTTGGTGCTTTTGTAAAACATTGCAAACTTGTTTTGCTAGATTATTAGAGAAATCTATGGTTTCAAGAATTAGTTCTCTACTACTCTTGAACAGATATTCTTCTTTTTCTGTAATGATAATCGTCTTTACACTTCCGTCTAAAACACTACTATTTTCCGAAATTCTTAAAGTACGATCTAAAACAATTCTAACAGGACTTTGACCAGTCCAACTTCTAACATTTAATTTAGGATTGTCTGCAATAACCGTATTTGTTCCTACTAAAATTGCGTGTTCTTGTGCTCGCCATTTGTGGACTAACTGCTGAGAATATGGGTTAGAAATCCAAACTGGTTTCTGCTCATCTTTTGTTAAAGGAGCAACAAATCCGTCTTTAGTTTGTGCCCATTTTAAAATAATATAAGGTCTTTTTTTATTCTGAACCGTAAAAAAACGATTGTGATGTTCTTTACACTCATCTTCTAAAACGCCAACAGTTACATTAATCCCTGCATTTATAAGACGTTCAATTCCTTTACCAGCAACCAAACTATTAGAATCTACACAACCAACAACGACATTCTTCAGTTGATGTTTTACAATTAAATCTGCACAAGGTGGCGTTTTACCAAAATGAGAACAAGGTTCTAAAGTTACGTAGATTGTTGCCTCTTTTAAAAGCGCTTTGTCTTTTACGGCATTAATTGCATTTACTTCTGCATGATTACCACCATAAGCAGATGTAAAACCTTCGCCAATAATTTTATTTTGATATACTACAACTGCCCCTACAGAAGGATTAGGACGCGAAAAGCCTATCCCATTTTTGGCTATTTGTAAGCAACGTTTTATGTATAATTTGTGATCTATCACTAACAATTAAAATTTGATTTCCTGAATTTGATCTATCGGATATACACTAGAATACCCGAAAACCTTGTATTTTAAATCTCCTGTAAATTGCACTTTTATAGATTTATTTAAAAATGAATTTAGCAGACCTCCTAAGATTCCGTTTTTGTTATTATCAAAGACTTTTTTAGCAGGAATTACCACCATTAAAGGTATAGAAAACTCCTTTCTTGCTGGTACTTCAAATTCATCTGAAGAAACCTGTGCAACTTCTGCACCGTTTACAATCACCTTAATTTCATCCGTAGAAATAACACCACCAACATCATTTGGGTTTTCAAAAAAAGCTGACGCTTTTAAACGAATAGTATCTCCCTTAAAAGAAGATACCTTTACATTATCTACCTTTATAAAAATAGGTTTTTCCCTTACAGAACAACTTGTAATGAATGCAAAGAAAAGTACAAAATATATAAGGTTTTTCATGTTCAATATTTAAAAAAAAAGGTAAATTGCTCTTGCAAAAATACAGTAATAAATGAAAAGTACAGATTTTATCATTAGAGAAATTCAATCTAAAGACAATGCACAAATGGCAACTGTAATCAGAGAAGTTCTTTTAGAAATGGGTGCACCAAAAATTGGTACTGCCTACGAAGACAAAGCTACTGATAAAATGTTTGAAAACTTTGAAAAACCAACCTCATTTTATTATGTTGTAGAGCATAATAATAAGGTAGTTGGAGGCGCAGGAATTGCACAATTAGATAATTTTGAAGGGAATACGTGCGAGCTTCAAAAAATGTATTTTTTACCGATAACACGAGGAAAAGGTTTGGGTTCTAAATTAATAAATACTTGCTTAGAAAAAGCAAAAATAATTGGTTTTGAAAACTGTTATTTAGAAACTATGCCTTATATGAATGCTGCACAAGCATTGTACAAAAGGAATGGTTTTGTAAATCTTGACAAACCTATGGGAAATACCGGACATTATTCTTGCCCTGTTTGGATGCTTAAAAAATTATAAAAATTGATATATACTATTCTCTTATCGATACACCTTGTACTATTTAGTTGGGCTTTTTACAATATTTTATATTTTGGCGTAAAACCTTCTAAATCTTTAAGCTGGATTTTAATTACACTCTTATTTCCTTTCATGGGGGTTTTTGCTTTTATTTTATTCGGCATTAATAGAAGAAAAATAAAATACTTTGAACTTAAAGAGACTAAAAAAAGGAAAGATTACATTGAAAAGAATCGCAAAAATGAAAAAAATAAAAATGTAGCTGTACTTAAGAGTCGTAAAGCTTCTAAAATATCTAATCTAATTTTTAATAACACAAACTTACCGCTACAATTAAATAATGATGTTGTAGTCTTAAAAAGTGGAAAAGAAACTTTTGAAGCACTTTTTAAAGCTATTAAGAATGCTAAATCATTTATCC encodes the following:
- a CDS encoding YigZ family protein, translated to MLEDVYKTIEKPSEETLFKEKGSKFFGYVFPVLSEEDVKEHLEELRKQHHAARHFCYAYQLGIEDVKFRANDDGEPNNSAGLPIYGQIQSFEVTNILIVSVRYFGGTKLGVGGLISAYKTSAQISLEAADILEKTINIYYKLTFEYDMMNAVQRVIKEKNIDITNQKLEMNCEYTISIRKKDAQAIYTIFDTLYKVDIKKLE
- a CDS encoding LEA type 2 family protein, encoding MKNLIYFVLFFAFITSCSVREKPIFIKVDNVKVSSFKGDTIRLKASAFFENPNDVGGVISTDEIKVIVNGAEVAQVSSDEFEVPARKEFSIPLMVVIPAKKVFDNNKNGILGGLLNSFLNKSIKVQFTGDLKYKVFGYSSVYPIDQIQEIKF
- a CDS encoding low molecular weight protein-tyrosine-phosphatase → MQKILMVCLGNICRSPLAEGILQSKVNSNIVSVDSAGTAAYHIGKLPDERSIEVAQKHGIDITRQRARKFVVKDFDEFDIIFAMDDSNYQNILSLARNNTDEQKVRMILNETHPTKNLSVPDPYYGGNEGFKNVYKMLDEACDIIAGNLS
- a CDS encoding GNAT family N-acetyltransferase → MKSTDFIIREIQSKDNAQMATVIREVLLEMGAPKIGTAYEDKATDKMFENFEKPTSFYYVVEHNNKVVGGAGIAQLDNFEGNTCELQKMYFLPITRGKGLGSKLINTCLEKAKIIGFENCYLETMPYMNAAQALYKRNGFVNLDKPMGNTGHYSCPVWMLKKL
- a CDS encoding EamA family transporter → MIYLIFSILFSTLLFVIFKYFDIYKIDTLKAIVVNYLVAFCLGFGLSEITFSFNEIPQKPWFFGAIILGALFVSVFFVMANTAQQNGVSVASVAGKMSVVIPVVFGIILYDESVTYFKVIGILIALLSVYLASVKEEKSTLNKAGLVFPILLFFGSGIIDTTLKYVEVNFVQNNETSLFSGSLFGFAAFFGLLILLIKTLQKREPFGFKNIIAGIVLGVPNYFTIVFLIKAMQTSGFESSTLFTINNVSVVVVSTLVGLLLFKEKFSLKNKIGVALAIIGIVLVTIA
- a CDS encoding thioesterase family protein, with amino-acid sequence MKKSITKTRIRYSETDQMGVVYHGNYAQFFELGRTEWMRSLGVTYKDMELSGIMLPVISINFKFIKSALYDDVLTIKTILKKKPMVKIEFDYEIVNQNDELICTGSSVLAFMNSKTMKPTRCPDHLLKGLGY
- a CDS encoding HAD-IA family hydrolase codes for the protein MIKNIIFDFGDIFINLDKKRFAKELLDLGISQEAEVNLPILNEYEMGLISTEEFVAFFEAKFNVSKEKLVKAWNSILLDFPKNRLKFIQELAESKKYRLFLLSNTNDLHISWIQNNVGSEFYNSFKICFEQFYLTHEIHLRKPNVNIYEFVLNENNLIAEETLFIDDTKENTVSANILGIHTWNLIPGEEEVTELFTKKENLF
- the ribD gene encoding bifunctional diaminohydroxyphosphoribosylaminopyrimidine deaminase/5-amino-6-(5-phosphoribosylamino)uracil reductase RibD, with translation MIDHKLYIKRCLQIAKNGIGFSRPNPSVGAVVVYQNKIIGEGFTSAYGGNHAEVNAINAVKDKALLKEATIYVTLEPCSHFGKTPPCADLIVKHQLKNVVVGCVDSNSLVAGKGIERLINAGINVTVGVLEDECKEHHNRFFTVQNKKRPYIILKWAQTKDGFVAPLTKDEQKPVWISNPYSQQLVHKWRAQEHAILVGTNTVIADNPKLNVRSWTGQSPVRIVLDRTLRISENSSVLDGSVKTIIITEKEEYLFKSSRELILETIDFSNNLAKQVCNVLQKHQIQSVIIEGGTQTLQTFIDENLWDEARLFVGETTFKVGVKAPVFKKVVKEEINIKTDVLKIYTND
- the dnaA gene encoding chromosomal replication initiator protein DnaA encodes the protein MIVNADSVWDECLSFIKDNIKPQAYKTWFEPIKPVKLSGEALTIQVPSKFFYEWLEEHYIKLLRVALVKQLGNDAKLIYDVKMENNYSSNRPQIVKIPSSNRDPLKPQRVTVPLESNKRELRNPFVIPGLQKVKIESQLNPNYSFANFIEGDSNRLARSAGMAVANKPGGTSFNPLLVYGGVGLGKTHLAHAIGVDIKDKYPDKTVLYISSEKFTQQFIDSVKSNTRNDFIHFYQMVDVLIIDDVQFLSGKAGTQDVFFHIFNHLHQNGKQVILTSDKAPVDMQDIEQRLLSRFKWGLSAELQAPDYETRISILQNKLYRDGVEMPEDIVEYIAKNIKSNVRELEGVVISMIAQASFNRKEFSVELAKQIVDKFVKNTKKEVSIDYIQKEVSKYFDMDVATLQSKTRKRHIVQARQLAMFFAKRLTKTSLASIGNQIGQRDHATVLHACKTVDNLTETDKQFKKYVEDLTKKLTF